Proteins encoded within one genomic window of Brassica rapa cultivar Chiifu-401-42 chromosome A09, CAAS_Brap_v3.01, whole genome shotgun sequence:
- the LOC103841282 gene encoding protein SLOW GREEN 1, chloroplastic-like produces the protein MYSLGRLQLHHQPAHLPFTHTSSSFPKQSSLSIRPNPSFKYPSLQASSSSKPQNFILIPLQKSAPFRFLKSTCITLTTAAALLSLKPPAIAAPVRPPTTMEEKEKALEEQLAAHPHDVDTLRSLMEAKFRSGEFTDAIKLTDRLIKLEPDEPKWPVQKAKCFLYSGDKESAKSVYQEILAKDPLRPEAHHGLCMASSDEGLDWKKVESIIEEAMLSCRKENRHKEYRGFKLLMAQIRVVRGKHGEALKLYEELAEEEPGDFWPYFCQGAIYTLLNKEDKAEEQYLKFKKLVPENYNYIEDFLVSNLFAGELFSAMERRSGSKS, from the coding sequence ATGTACTCCCTGGGAAGATTACAGCTTCATCACCAGCCAGCCCACCTTCCCTTCACTCACACCTCTTCATCCTTCCCGAAACAATCCTCACTCTCAATCCGACCAAACCCCTCTTTCAAATACCCTTCTCtccaagcttcttcttcttccaaaccTCAAAACTTCATCCTCATCCCTCTCCAAAAGTCCGCTCCTTTCCGCTTCCTCAAGTCCACATGCATCACTCTAACAACCGCCGCTGCTCTCCTCTCCCTCAAACCCCCGGCCATCGCAGCCCCCGTCAGGCCTCCGACCACCatggaagaaaaagaaaaagcccTCGAAGAGCAATTAGCAGCTCACCCTCATGACGTCGACACTCTCCGTTCTTTAATGGAGGCAAAATTCAGATCTGGAGAGTTCACAGACGCTATAAAACTAACCGACCGTCTGATAAAACTTGAACCGGACGAACCCAAGTGGCCGGTTCAGAAAGCCAAATGCTTTTTATACAGCGGAGATAAAGAATCAGCTAAAAGCGTATACCAAGAGATTCTAGCGAAAGACCCTCTTCGCCCTGAAGCTCATCACGGCTTGTGTATGGCTTCTTCCGATGAAGGTCTTGATTGGAAAAAAGTAGAGAGTATAATCGAGGAAGCAATGCTGAGTTGCAGAAAGGAGAATAGGCACAAGGAGTATCGTGGGTTTAAGCTTCTTATGGCTCAGATTCGTGTGGTTAGAGGGAAACATGGTGAAGCGCTGAAGCTTTACGAAGAGCTTGCGGAAGAAGAGCCAGGAGATTTCTGGCCTTATTTTTGTCAAGGAGCTATCTACACTTTGCTGAACAAGGAAGACAAGGCGGAGGAGCAGTATCTCAAGTTTAAGAAACTTGTGCCCGAGAATTATAATTACATAGAGGATTTCTTGGTAAGTAATCTGTTTGCAGGAGAGCTTTTCTCTGCAATGGAGAGACGATCAGGTTCAAAGAGTTGA
- the LOC103842293 gene encoding LOW QUALITY PROTEIN: putative F-box/FBD/LRR-repeat protein At1g22000 (The sequence of the model RefSeq protein was modified relative to this genomic sequence to represent the inferred CDS: deleted 2 bases in 1 codon), whose protein sequence is MSRILACLPKRLYTCDTLVFLSLSEKILVDVPSLACLPSLKDLELHSVVYKDEDSLARLLSSCPNLNYLSVERRDLQDNVKLFNIKAPLLESLSYVYLELTSHNEGGRTLVIDCPALKEISIADYSGDSCFFENKPHLDKAFISGFCNPDDKFVACLSSVIDLELVLNFATFAWFNTISFSQLLECKITLVDNLDWLEPQMFLLQNSPNLKLLSIDKVCTFPSCSFDRFTILSLWLFYRNSFDFRRSCHFHGINRVLPKCLSTHLEIFEWNEYGGRNKEKELVRYIFANSNCLKRAGFSLKSTGKKKRMMEELASMSRISSSSQLIFSTQLEYPCVLYEKK, encoded by the exons ATGTCCCGCATACTAGCTTGCTTGCCTAAGAGACTTTACACATGCGATACACTCGTGTTTTTAAGTCTTTCCGAGAAGATTCTCGTGGATGTTCCTTCTCTGGCTTGCCTCCCATCCCTGAAAGATCTTGAACTTCACTCTGTGGTTTACAAAGATGAAGATTCTCTTGCTCGGCTTTTATCAAGTTGTCCTAATCTCAATTATTTGAGTGTAGAACGACGTGATCTCCAAGACAACGTGAAACTTTTCAATATAAAAGCTCCATTATTAGAAAGCTTATCCTATGTGTATCTGGAGTTAACATCACACAACGAAGGTGGGCGGACTTTGGTTATAGATTGTCCCGCTTTAAAGGAAATCTCCATCGCTGATTACTCGGGGGACTCTTGCTTCTTTGAGAACAAACCTCACCTTGACAAGGCATTTATCAGCGGTTTTTGTAACCCTGATGACAAGTTTGTGGCATGTCTTTCCTCAGTCATAGATCTCGAGTTAGTTTTGAACTTTGCAACG TTTGCGTGGTTTAACACTATTAGCTTCTCACAGCTTCTGGAATGTAAGATAACACTTGTAGACAATCTAGACTGGTTAGAACCACAAATGTTTTTGCTTCAAAACTCTCCTAATCTAAAACTTCTTTCCATCGACAAGGTTTGTACTTTCCCTTCATGCAGTTTTGATAGATTCACTATATTATCCCTTTGGTTGTTTTACAGAAATTCGTTCGATTTCCGGAGGAGTTGCCACTTTCATGGAATCAACCGAGTTCTG CCCAAATGTCTGTCCACCCATCTAGAGATCTTTGAATGGAATGAATATGGAGGAAGAAACAAAGAGAAAGAATTGGTAAGATACATCTTTGCCAACTCCAACTGTTTAAAGAGAGCTGGATTCTCGTTGAAATCAACCGGCAAAAAGAAGAGGATGATGGAAGAGTTAGCATCTATGTCTAGGATTTCATCATCATCCCAGCTTATCTTCTCCACCCAATTAGAATATCCATGCGTTTTATATGAAAAGAAGTAA